Below is a genomic region from Capra hircus breed San Clemente unplaced genomic scaffold, ASM170441v1, whole genome shotgun sequence.
GTATGTATCTATCCttggttgtttgttttaaactgaGCTGTAATTGACATGGCGTTATATTGTTTATAGGTGTTCCacataataatttgatatttgtagATGTTGCAGAGTTATCACTGTAGGAAGTCTCGTTAACGTTAACATCTGTCACAATTGATAGTTACAAAGTCTTTTTTCTTGCATGAGagcttttaaaatctacttttctaGCAACTTTCAAAGATTTCAGAATTATTAACTCTGGTCATTATGCTGTACGTTACATTCCCCATGCGTTTGTTTTATAAGCGGAAGCCTGTACCTTGTGATCCCATTTACCTGTTTCACCCACCCCAGCTCCTACCTCTGGCTACCATTGATGTGTTCTATCTGTGAGCTCAGTtttgcaaaaaaatttttaagattccGTGTATAAGTGAGATCACATGGTAATTGTCTCTCtctagcttatttcatttagcttaatgtcctcaaggtccattcaCATTGTCGTAAATGGGAAGATATCCCTCTATTCATcattgaataacattccattatataagatgttccatgttttctttatccattcatccattgacagacactttggttgtttccatgtcttggcttgtGTAAACAGTGCTATCATGAACATGTGGCtgcataaatatttttgagtcagtgtttttgttttctttagaaaaatgccaAGAAGTAGAATATTTAGATCATATTCTAGTCTCTCCATTTCCCATTTTTCACTTCTGAGGAATCTCCGTaccccatactgtttttcatagtggctgcaccaattcacaTTTCAACTAACAGGAAAtggggttcccttttttccatattCTCATTAAAACTTTGTATGTCACCTTTTTATGATAGCCATGCTAAAACCAGTATGAACTGATATCTCATTGCGGTTTGACTTGCATTCTTGTTGATTAGTGATATTAAACACTTTTTCATGTATCTGAtggccatttgcatgtcttctttggaaaagtatcTCTTTAGAACCTCTGCCcattgtaaatgagattgtttcatTTTGCTATAGACTCATGTGAGTTATGAGTGATGTGAGTAATTGAGTTACACATTGAATATCAAccctttatgaaaatattttctctcaattcaacaggttttcctttcatttggttgatagtttccttttccAGGCATAAACTCTTTAATTAGTCCCACTTTTAGATCTGTTGCCTTTACTTTTGGTGTCAAACCCAAAAAGTCTACCCTGAGACCAGTGTCAAGCAGCTCACTatctattttctcttccaggggttTTGTTAGCCCAGGTCTTAAGttcaagtttttaatccattttgagttacctATTTCACTCACCCCATCTCCTACCTCTGGCTACCATTGATATGTTCTATCTATGAGCTCAGTTttacaaaaactttttttaagattccatgtataagtgagatcgcatggtatttgtctctctctaaCTCATTTCATTTGGCTTAATGTCCTCAAGGCCCATCCGCATGGTCATAAATGGGAAGATAGCCCTCAGGAAGAGTCCATTGAGTCTGAGgagtccagcttcattctttggCACAgggctgcccagttttcccaccacaatttatttaaaagattgcAATTTCcttattgtattaatatattcttggctcctttggaATAAATTAGTAGGCCATAGAATGTGTGGACTTATTCCTGGCCTCTttattctattccactgatctagGTGCCGGTTTTTTCCAATCCACACTGTTTTGTTAGTATAGCTCTGTAATACTGTTTGGAATCAAGGAAATGATGCTTCCAGCTGTGTTCTTCTTTATCACTATTGCACTGGctattttgtggttccatacacattttaattgttttccttccttctgccatTGGAACTACATTATCATTTTATCCTTTCTACACTATCATTTTATCACTTCTACTGCTATTGACTGTATGTTTTCCCATTTCATGGCAATCATAGTCTAGCATATATAtctagaagagagaaaatgaggcCTAAAAGCTTTAAGAACttgtggctaagattccacatttgTTGGAATATGTAAATTTGCAGATTCAAACATACCTTAGTTATTCTCCTATCTAACCCACTTGTCACAAATTATAGAAGAAAGTATATGCAAGTTGGGATGTCTCACCAGAGGTCATTAGCCTAACTAGAAAACAGCAGTGAAGCAGTAAGGAAGGGATGCTGTTTGAAAATAGGATTCAGCTTGGCCTCTGTTCCAGTTTTGGTGctgattttcatttgaaaaacaatGTGGCAACCATCCTCCACTCAGATGACCCTGATAAAACTGGGAAACATTTCAAACCAGTTGCCAAATGTagttatatatagatagatacatgtGGAAGTCTTAACTCTGACTTTGTCGGAGATCAGGCTTGAACTCAAGCAGGCTTCATTCATCACAGAATGCATCAGCATCCCAACCCTTTCGAGGCACGCCTCAATCTAAGTAGAGCCAAAGGAacaaagctgtgaaaagagaacagTTCTGCCCTTCACAGAGCCAGCAGGAACTACCCCATGACCAGATGATGCCACATGACCAGAAATGCTGCTGGTGATGATTCCTGATCTTTTCATTTCTAGGAAGGATTCTTAAGTACTAGACCCAACTAAGGAAAAGATCAAACACTGATTTACAGAGGCCTCTCTATAAAACACTAAGAAGGCAACTTCCTCCATGACAATTATCCAAAACTACAACCATAACATAAATaacaaccaggaaagtcctgctTATTGGTCCCAACATTGGGGGTCCAGGATATAAAAGCCCAGAACAGGAGAAGCCCTCAGAATCTGAGAAACTCATCTCTGAGCCGGAGTCCACCCTCCACCACTGACACAATGACCCCCTCGTGCTGCTCCCCGCACTGTCAGCCCACTTGCTGCAGGACCACCTGCTGTGAGTCCAGCTGCTGCAAGCCCTGCTGCCCCCCCACTTGCTGTCAAACCACCTGCTGCAGGACCACCTGCTGCAAACCTACCTGTGTGATCAGCTGCCCCCTGCCCACCTGTTGCAGCAAACCCTGCTGTCAGCCCACCTGCTGTGAGTCCATCTGCTGCCAGCCCTCTTGCCCTCCAACTTGCTATCAAACTAGTGAAACCACCTCCTGTAGAACCACATGCCACAAGCCTACTTGTGTGACCACCTGCTGTCAGCCTACCTGCTGTGGGTCCAGCAGCTGCGGACAAACCTTCAGTGGGTCCAGCTGCGGCCAGCCTTGCTGCCAGTCGGTGTACTGTGCCCCTGTGTACTGCCACAGAATCTGCTACCACCCCACGTGCTGCTGCCTGCCTGGGTGCCAAGCCCAGGAATGTGggtccagctgctgccagccttgCAGCCGCCCTGTGTGCTGTCAGACCACCTGCTGCCGCCCCAGCTGTGTGTCTACCTGCTGTCGGCCTTCCTGTTGCTGATCACCTCACCAAAGCACCCCTGTCTCCTAGCAACACTTTATAGCAACTGAGTTGCTACTTGGGGACAAAAAATGATTTCTTAGACTTTGCTGACAACTGGTATGCTCTACCAGAATTTGTTAACCCATCTGCCTCTTTAAAAGCTTATAAATCAGCTTGATAGAGTGCAGAGGGTTTCCCCCAGTTGTCTTTCTCTGGTGTAAGAGGATCATATGCCAGGCATCTTTGATAAGGAATTATGTCTCGGTTTTGGTTCTGAAAATAGGACTGACCATGTTGTACTTCTAAGTAGCTTAGGAAAACAAGTCCTCATAATGTTTCATTAGGTTTCTGCAGCTTATCATAATTAACATAATCATACGTTTCTCTATCAATATTCCCATGGCTCTTGTGACCTGCGTTTTCCTTTTATGGTACCTTTGAATTGTCTTCCTAGAGGCAGTAGTCTTGCCTGTGTGTTTCTCAATAAATTCTTTGCCATAATCTTCCTACATTATGTTTGATTTTTACATGGCATTCCTGATATAGAGATTTAAGTACATACTACATACTATATGCATTATCCATTATGAGTATCATGTTAGCTCTCAGAATCAATTATTAGCTCATTAAGTAAATTGTGTAGTATGCTTTAGCTAACAATGAACACACTCTTCAAGGATAGAGTCTTCTGTTCCTGCTCAAAGGTGTTTACCTTTACATCCCAAGGAAACCGATGCTTGCACCTCAGTGACTAAGCTGTAGTTGTTGTCTTTGTTTATGTACGGTTGCTGGGCATGGACACACCCTAAGGCACGCCAAGGAAATTACGTCCAGACTATTTCTCCCTACTCTCTACCTCTTCTTGATAACCATCCCTCAGCAATTAGTAACTGTAGAAGAACCCCTGTCCCCACACAACACCTTATGTTAACTGACTTGCTACTGAGGACAAAAAATAACTCCTTAGACTTTGCTGACAACTAGTATGCTCCACCAGAATTTGTTACAAATCTCTCTTAAAAAAACTTGTGAATCAGCTTGATGGAGTTCAAAGAGCTTCCCACTGGTCTACCTACATGAGGAATGCAAACTGATCAGAtgatgaacatgactgagtgactgaactgaactgaactgatattccttCAAAGAGATGTGACTTTCACAGTGTTAAAGCCTTCAATCCTGGATGGGAAGCACAGATTCCCAAGAATGTTACCTTGAGTTCAGTTGAGAGGATTCACTCCTACATCACTTTCAGAAACCATGTGTACTACCTCTGTGGATATATTTGGTCCTACCTAAGAGGAATCAGGTAATGGTCTTTGGGTCAAGATATACACCACATCCAGAAGACACGATATCAAAACCATGTGTTGTCACCTCTAAGTTGGTTCTTTGCTCCACATTTGCAAGACCACTCCAATTGTCCATGGGGCCAGTCATCTCTGTCATGTGATGTATCATAGAACAGGTAGCTGTCATGTTCGTGTGCCAGTTGTTGGTCTTGTTCTTCAAAAAGTAGGTCTCTTGGTCCAAACTGATGCTATTCAGAATCCTATGCCAATACTACTCTAGCCAACAGTACAGCTGATAGGGATGAGAAATCCATGTTTAGAACATGCAGTCCTAGAAAGGAGAACCTGTCTCTTTTCCTACTAGTCTGAGAGGATAACTTGCCTTTGTGTGGCGTGGTGAATGAGTTATGACGCTAGCGCATCGGTGCTCAGCAACATTCTCTGCTTCTGACTGGCAGCACGCAGAGCAGGGGCAGCCATGGTGAGAGGGAGCCTATACTACTGGGTTCACACAATCCTCTATCACTGCCAGTGGAAGCTTTGTTCATGCTCCCTTGTGCAAATATTGATGCACCCGAAGACAGAGATGGGATGAGCTGTTCCACATTTGTAGTTGTCTAGTGCCTTCTCTATCATGAACACTCTGAAGATCATGATGTGGGACACAAGTGGGAAATACTTTCTGTCCTCAACCCATctctatataaataattattctcCAAGTCTCCTTATGTTCCTGCCTTGCTTCTCCCAAGCTCAATCCAGTCAGGGCTTTCACCACTTGTAAACAGCCAACGAACATCACTGTGAGGCCACTTTTCCGCAAAATAAATATGTCGTGCCCACGTGTACTGTTGATTGTTCACTGTAACTGTTTTCTCTTTCCACTGCCTTTGAAGAGCAAAAGTGTTATCTGtagtactcaaaattctccacctgGTATAAAAACTTCTGTGGGGCTATGGACTGGTGAAACTTAAGGCactgtatgtttatatattatgATCAATTAGATTTTGCAAGAATCAAGTGCAGTTATTACCTGTGTATTCTTTAGTCATTGAGGGCAGAACAAAACTCTACTGTTCTCCTTGGATGTGGTACAAGTTCTCATACCTTCCAATAGCTTGACTTTGTTGCTCTTCAGTCTCTCTGCTGTATCCAATTCttggcaacccatggactgcagcacatgaggcttccctgtccttcaccatatcctggagcttcctgaagctcatgtccattgagccggtgatgccatccacccatctcatcctctgtcatcccctcctcctcctgccttctatcttcccagcatcatggtattttccaatgagtcaggtctttgcatcaggtagcaaaaatattggagcttcagcttcagcatcagttcatccaatgaaaattcaggcttaatttcctttaggattgactggctttatctctttgcagtccgagggattctcacaccacagttcaaaagcatcaattctttggcactcagctttctttaaggtccaactctcatatcgaaacatgactatgggaaaaaccatagctttgactatagggaactttgtcagcaaagtaatgtctctgcttctttatatgctatctaggtaggtcatagcttttcttccaaggagcaagcctcttaattttatggttgcagtcaccatttgcagttattttggagcccaagaaaataaaattggtcaccgttttcattgtttccccatctgtatgcCATTAGaggtgggactggatgcaataatcttagttttttgaatgctgagttttaagccttattttcactctcctctttcacattcaacaagaaactctttagttcctctacgctttctgccgtaagggtggtgtcatctacatatctgaggttattgatatgtctcctggcaatcttgattccagcttgtgcttcatccagcctggcatttcgcatgatgtactctgcatataagttaaataaacgtggtgacaatatatagccttgaggtactcctttaccaattttgaaccagtctgttattccatgttcgATTCTAATTGTtgtctcttgacctgcatacaggttgctcaggagacagatatggtggtctggtattcccatctcttgaaaacttggaagtttatttctaattttgtgttAAGTcaggcaaaaccagtacaatattataattagcctccaattaaaataaataaatttatatttaaaaaaatgaattcagtagttacagcaaaaaaaaaaaatagtgaggcATATAGGTGCTTCCCAGGGGTgctaacggtaaagaatccgcctgccagtgcaggagacttaagagacaagggtttcatccctgaattgggaagatcccctggaggagggcatgacaaccctctccagtattcttgcctggagaatcctatttaCACAGGAACCTGTTGGCCTATTTAGTCCataagtttgcaaagagttggacatgactgaagcaacttagcatgcacccatgcAGGCATACAGTGTTAAACAAGAGACAAAACCTTAGATTATCATGAAACAAGTAAGGGAAAAAACCAGTTCTCTAGTGATGAATAGATTTGTTTTTATGTGATATTCTTGATAATATAACAATTGTGTTTTTTCAAAGCCATCTGCTTATAGACCGGTTGACCCGTAAAAGcagggggaagagaaagaaaacacttgtAGATTAATACATaagtggttcaggatggggaacacgcatatgcccatggcggattcatgttgatgtgtggcagaaccaatacaatattgtaaagtaagataataataataatgataaaaatacacAAGTGGACATAATATGAAAGAAAGTAGtggaaaattaacacaacattgtaaatcaactataattaaatagaaataagttaaaaataaaaaatgataacataATGTATATGAAAAGTATGTTCCTTACATTCTCCCAATAAGACTAGTGAGTGGCTGAACAAGAATTTGAGTACTCTTCCATATGATTCCATACTCTTCCCGTAACTaagtgagtgatagttgctcagttgtgtccgactctttgcaaccccacggactgtagcctgtcaggttactctgtccatggaattctccaggcaagaagactaagAGCTGTGGTCTTTCCTTCCTTTATAGAGATTTTATGGTTGAAGATAAAATCAGAAGCACAATCTAAGAGTGAGTTTAGTAAAGAAAGtgcgtgcacgcatgctaagtctcttcagtcgtgtctgactctgtgatccatggactgtaggctggcgggtgcctctgttcatggattctccaggcaggaatactggagcgggtttttATGCCTTTTTTCAAGGGAATTTTCCCTCCCCAgcgatctcttatgtctcctgcattggcaggcaggcaggttctttatcactagtgccaccggggaagtccagtACAGAAAGTGAATAATGTAAATTGGAAACATCTTAAAAAGGCACAGACACACTCATAAGAATAATAACATATGTTCATGCATTTCAATGGTATTTCATTCCACTAAACCATAATCCAGTACATTTAgaatatttagagaaaatatttagacTTAATCTTAACACTATAGATCTAGTTGGAAAGGTTAGTGACTGGGGCCTCAGGGAAAAATGAATATCTGCAGTCAGTAGGGAAATGCTGGGCATTGTCCAAAATGCACCCTGGGAGGTGGGAAAGTACATGCCAGGGGTTAGTGTGAAACAAATGTGATTTTTCAGTGTGCATATCTTCTACCGGGGGAGAGTACTGCCCAGTAACTGCTCAGTAATGCCATTTCTGGCTGTCTAACAAGTGATCCCTTGAGCAAAAGATTCAGGAGACCAGGCTGGGAGGGGACTGGGGGGATAGATGTTAACATAATCACTGTTGAGAGGAGATGTCTGAAAAAGGAATGGGCTACTATGGAGACAAGATATCTCAACTAAACAACCAGTTGGCAGTAGGGGTATTGTGTCTGATTTGCAGCTTCTGTGAGTTAATTCTAGCAGGAGACTATAAGGGTTTCTTCCATTACTGAGTCTCTGCGAAGTCCCTACATTCCCTGTCTTGCTCAAACGCTGTAACTGACATTGATTGCTGGCATTGCCGTCCTTTCTCTGAAATCCACAAGCACTCAAAGgcataacattaaaatattacatgGTGCCATGAAATTATGACATTCGTTCACCTGGGCAAAATGTAGCTCTCTCCCCAAGTGTTTTCAAGTCGATTGCTGTTATTTTGACAAATACAGAGGGTCCAAAATTATTCTTGTAGACTCAGAAATCTGTTCTTATTTACAATACAAAGGTTGAACCCCTCTCCTGAGGCATAACAATTTATCTATCCCATTATTAATATGGCACATTTATTGATCACAATTATAATTGGCAGGAACTATAGTTTTCATAGTTCATTTGatcatttatttctctgtgcATGAATACCTACAAGTAAAGTATTACAACAATAATCAGAAGGTCATTTTGTGAGCAATCAGAAGTATATGGACTAACAGAGTGCTGAGTGGCATCTAATGCACTCAGGTCGATTATAGTCCTTTGATAAGGGCGGGAAGACCCAGGTGCAGCGCCCGCTCCCTGTGCAGTCTTGGTTGCACTGCCACCCTTGACTGTGTGCCTCTGCCGACTGAAATCCATGGCTGACCACTCCAACCCCATTTCAAAAAGCACATGTTCATTTTTTCAAatcctttccaggcaagaggaaatTCTGCTAGTCTTGATACCACAATTTCTCTATAAGTTCTTTTGTATAAAATTGCTTCTAGTCCTACTTGTGTCTTATAAGCTAGACTTTAGAAGGGTCAAGCCATCAGCTGTAGTTGACAATGACTATGcatgcaaaattaaaaagaaaaccccaTCTATTGATAAACTATTAGAAGTAATGAGGAAGTTTGGTTATAATATATGAACTAATTGCTATTTTATATGTCAGAAACAGGACTTTCCCCAGTAGcgccagatggtaaagaatctgcctgcaatgcagaagacccagcatcagtccctgggtcaggaaggtctcctggagaagaatttggcaatccaccccagtgtttgtgcttggagaattccatggatagaagaccctggtgggctacagtctatggggtcacaagagtgagACACACATACCTTACATATCAAAAcgttacatacacatacatatgaaaaCGCATATATGCACAACACATATCACATATGTAgaaaacacacatatgcacaccacattagaaacactgaaaaattaGCATTTTAAGTTGTACCCTAAAATAGCATAAGTTATGAAactcttagaaataaaaatggggaAGACCTCTACAGAGATCAGTATAAATACTTTCACCAAGCAATTCGACTTATAGATATTTATCCAATAGAAATGTTTATATACGTGTACCAAAGAACCTGTTCTAAAACTTTTAAAGCAGCATGATTTTATTAGCCCCAGACTGCAAACAATCCACACATATATCAGTAGTAAACAAATGAAAGGTGTCATATGCATTCAGTGGAAGATGATACAGTAAGGAGATTAAATGAACTTCAGATTATTACATGGATCAGTGTCACAATCCTAATATAAAGAACAAGTGGCCAATTATATAGTATCTCATTTatatcaagtttaaaaaaatcatgaactTGCCTACATTTGGGAATGAGTGAGAGAATTTGAAGACAGCAAGTTCTATTTCTTAAGCTGGTAAGAGTGACAGGAGTGTGTTCACTTGGAGGCAATCTACCAAGTTGGTCATTTTCTCATGCGAAATAGAAATAGTAAATGTGGGGCATTGTATGAGCTCAGAATGAATAATTCATAGCATATGCGTCTGTGTGTAAATCCTCACATCATGAATGTTGCGTAAGAACACAAAGCACAATATGACATGAATAGCGGCACAAGGGTCATTTAGAAATTCAGGTAAGATTCCCTGCTTCTGGGAGACACTAGAAGTGAttacaaaaaagagaaagcaggatATGAGAATCATGAGTACATTGAAAAGAAACTTGATTATGAAGATTATTATGAAGATAgcagcagaaactgaagaaagtcATGAGTATGTGTCTTCATAGTTACATGTAGAGGGAAGATGAAGATCCTGATTTCCGAGTCAAAGTGGAGACCATCACTCCATATCAAGGACGCAGGAACGTGGAACATGACTCATATACACAGGAGGAAGAGAATCAAGGGGAAGTCCTCCCCAGTCTACCAAGCTGATTCTCAACCTTTTAACCAGGGAGATTAATAACAACAATTTGGTGATAGAACATTGGCTGTAGCAACATTTGGAAGTAAAATTTGTTCTGGAATGCCAAATCAGGTGATGAGAAGGTTGGTTAGAGAGACAGTGATTCTTTAGCAAAGAGATCAGCAGCAGCTGGACACACAGCTGGGGTGGCAGGAGGTGGTCCTACAGCAGGTGGTCTGAGAGCAGACAGGGCGGCTGcaaggctggcagcagctggaccCACATTCCTGAAGGCAGTTTGTCCACATGTGGAACCCACTGAAGTTTGTCCACAGCTGCTGACC
It encodes:
- the LOC102174594 gene encoding keratin-associated protein 9-9-like, producing the protein MTPSCCSPHCQPTCCRTTCCESSCCKPCCPPTCCQTTCCRTTCCKPTCVISCPLPTCCSKPCCQPTCCESICCQPSCPPTCYQTSETTSCRTTCHKPTCVTTCCQPTCCGSSSCGQTFSGSSCGQPCCQSVYCAPVYCHRICYHPTCCCLPGCQAQECGSSCCQPCSRPVCCQTTCCRPSCVSTCCRPSCC